A region from the Brassica napus cultivar Da-Ae chromosome C8, Da-Ae, whole genome shotgun sequence genome encodes:
- the LOC106430624 gene encoding ubiquitin carboxyl-terminal hydrolase 20 translates to MLVANSEFSSSILPRSPLIPNPVETLEESIGNNQVSFSTEEVSVPPRNSDEPLSTPLDETLIAPSPLRLEHGECSDAQVMNKPINHSKSNDTNLDISLSKSPDNRQQWSPNVSPGSDTDVDLGNQPLWRFRQEPPKIVESTCVGAGLLNLGNSCFINSVLQCFTHTVPLIESLYSYQYEEPCNCNQRFCVIRALRYHIGVALETTSVFSISPLYFFNNLRYFSPDFRRYQQEDAHEFLHAFLNKLEICCLNRRNDVNFVQHIFGGRLVSELRCCNCDYVSETFEDSLGLSLEIEDVDNLQSALDSFTRVEKLEEQMKCDNCDEKVSKEKRLLLHNLPQVITFHLKRFKNNGLFMVKNYNYVEFPLELDLQPYMSNDQVAAKYYLYALVKHFGSLAYGHYSSFVRSAPSIWHKFNDKQVTRVDEDCVLSQNSYILFYAREGTPWFSTAIEELHPMTEEDTSSEYPSPKSVSDPSNEECSSEISSENVSKKGCGSAGVSDLLHVETEESFVSHSDEPKEDDELSQSEESSDEESSMEVLLDQHDPDDDSNNSCTEKEADYCFAIERATTGVAFSPYLIGSSPKKPEGNFQIQLERVEAKKNHEEEEPYKQPLLISLMKKPPPRDRELDEAMSTSGSAQKKLKTS, encoded by the exons ATGCTGGTGGCTAATTCCGAGTTCTCTTCATCTATTTTACCTCGTTCGCCGTTAATACCAAACCCAGTCGAAACCCTAGAAGAGTCGATTGGTAATAATCAGGTCTCGTTCTCGACGGAGGAGGTCTCAGTTCCGCCTCGAAACTCGGATGAGCCTCTCTCTACTCCGTTGGACGAAACCCTAATCGCGCCTTCTCCGTTACGTCTTGAGCACGGCGAGTGCAGTGATGCTCAAGTCATGAACAAGCCTATAAATCACTCTAAGAGCAACGATACAAACTTGGACATTAGTTTGTCTAAATCTCCAGATAATCGCCAACAATGGTCTCCCAATGTTTCACCTGGATCCGATACTGATGTTGACTTAGGGAACCAACCCTTGTGGAGATTCAGACAAGAACCTCCAAAGATCGTGGAATCCACTTGTGTT GGTGCTGGACTTTTGAACCTAGGCAACAGCTGTTTCATTAACTCGGTCTTGCAATGTTTCACTCACACCGTGCCTCTTATCGAGAGCCTCTACTCATACCAATATGAAGAGCCTTGTAACT GCAACCAGAGGTTCTGTGTGATAAGGGCTCTTCGATATCACATCGGTGTTGCACTCGAGACGACTTCAGTATTTTCAATATCTCCGTTGTATTTCTTTAACAATCTCCGTT ATTTTTCACCTGACTTCCGGCGTTACCAACAAGAAGACGCACATGAGTTTCTACATGCGTTTTTGAATAAGTTGGAGATATGTTGTTTGAATCGAAGAAATGATGTTAACTTTGTTCAACATATCTTTGGTGGTCGTCTCGTCAGTGAG CTTCGTTGCTGCAACTGCGACTATGTTTCCGAGACATTTGAAGATTCTCTTGGGTTGAGTTTGGAAATTGAAGATGTTGACAACCTTCAAAGTGCACTAGATTCCTTTACTCGCGTGGAAAAACTTGAAGAGCAAATGAAGTGTGATAACTGTGATGAAAAAGTTTCAAAGGAGAAGCGACTCTTGCTACATAATCTGCCACAGGTTATCACATTCCACTTGAAGAGATTCAAGAATAATGGATTATTCATGGTGAAGAACTATAACTATGTCGAGTTTCCGTTAGAGTTAGACTTGCAACCATATATGAGCAATGACCAA GTTGCTGCAAAATATTATCTTTATGCTCTTGTGAAGCATTTTGGGTCATTAGCTTATGGTCATTACTCTTCCTTTGTGAGGTCAGCCCCAAGTATATGGCATAAGTTTAATGACAAACAG GTCACTAGAGTCGATGAAGATTGTGTGTTATCACAAAATTCATATATTCTTTTCTATGCAAGAGAAGGGACTCCATGGTTTTCAACAGCCATTGAAGAGTTACATCCAATGACCGAAGAAGATACTAGCTCGGAATATCCTTCGCCAAAGTCTGTCTCTGATCCTAGCAACGAGGAGTGTTCATCTGAAATCAGTTCTGAGAATGTATCCAAAAAGGGATGTGGCTCAGCGGGAGTATCTGACCTATTACATGTCGAGACAGAAGAGAGTTTTGTTTCCCACTCCGACGAGCCTAAGGAAGATGATGAGTTGTCTCAATCTGAAGAGTCTAGTGATGAGGAATCTTCCATGGAAGTGCTTTTGGACCAGCATGATCCTGATGATGATTCCAACAACTCATGCACTGAGAAAGAAGCAGATTATTGTTTTGCCATTGAAAGAGCTACAACTGGTGTTGCCTTTTCTCCTTATTTGATAGGCTCGTCACCAAAAAAGCCGG AAGGAAATTTTCAAATTCAACTCGAACGAGTGGAAGCTAAAAAGAaccatgaagaagaagaaccttaCAAGCAACCATTACTAATAAGTCTCATGAAGAAACCTCCACCACGTGATAGAGAGTTGGACGAAGCTATGTCTACATCTGGTTCtgcacaaaaaaaactaaaaacatcatGA